One region of Baekduia soli genomic DNA includes:
- a CDS encoding helix-turn-helix transcriptional regulator, with protein sequence MSSLGRIWVDHSNPVLRHGIVGCLREASHDVAGSGAGLRPVPDLAGVSLLIFDIEGSGVDRAVALARGRDLRLVGLFGGPGSDGLRDLQRAGLSAVLGTTALTPSRLLTCIQAVQRLPGPPSRPRRMLVGTSPPCAARFTPREIDVLRLLADGATTRDIAQRMNYSERTVKHIVHDVLVKLRGRTRAHAVAVAARSGVI encoded by the coding sequence ATGTCATCACTCGGACGGATCTGGGTGGACCACAGCAACCCCGTCCTGCGTCACGGGATCGTCGGCTGCCTCCGGGAGGCGTCGCACGACGTCGCCGGGTCCGGAGCCGGCCTGCGGCCCGTCCCGGACCTCGCCGGGGTGTCCCTGCTCATCTTCGACATCGAGGGCAGCGGCGTCGACCGGGCCGTCGCGCTGGCGCGCGGGCGGGACCTTCGGCTCGTCGGCCTGTTCGGCGGTCCGGGCTCCGACGGGCTGCGCGACCTGCAGCGCGCCGGCCTCAGCGCGGTGCTCGGCACGACCGCCCTGACCCCCTCGCGCCTGCTGACCTGCATCCAGGCCGTGCAGCGGCTCCCGGGGCCGCCGTCGCGGCCGCGGCGGATGCTCGTCGGGACCTCCCCGCCCTGCGCCGCGCGGTTCACCCCCCGCGAGATCGACGTCCTGCGCCTGCTCGCCGACGGGGCGACCACCCGCGACATCGCCCAGCGGATGAACTACTCGGAGCGCACGGTGAAGCACATCGTCCACGACGTGCTCGTCAAGCTGCGCGGGCGCACCCGTGCCCACGCCGTAGCCGTCGCCGCCCGCAGCGGCGTGATCTGA
- a CDS encoding alkaline phosphatase family protein has product MTPKVAVIGLDCADPALVFGPWLEDLPNIRRLVQSGTWGPLRSVDPPITVPAWSCMTSGHDPGELGIYGFRNRADHSYDALMIADARAVHVDRVWDRLGREGRHVVVVGVPQTSPPPEVNGDLVSCFLTGDTRRDPFTHPTGLRTEIERLVGTYQVDVRNFRSEDRDRILAEVYAMTEQRFTVCRHLLDTRPWDFFMMVEIGVDRLHHAFWRFTDPAHPRYEPGHRYADVIHSYYRYLDDEIGELLERFDDETTVLVVSDHGARPMEGAICVNEWLLREGYLVLREPVEGPTAFRDAVVDWEKTTAWGEGGYYCRLCLNVAGREPQGLVDPADYERVRDEIAARLEALGGPDGTPIGTRALRPEDLWREQRGIPPDLVVYFGDLGWRSAGSLGHGRHWTFDNDTGPDDANHDRDGICIVSGPGVPAEHRTDLTIYDIAPTILSLAGAPGVEGLRGRAIGGTVGRV; this is encoded by the coding sequence ATGACCCCGAAGGTCGCCGTCATCGGCCTGGACTGCGCCGACCCCGCCCTCGTCTTCGGCCCCTGGCTGGAGGACCTGCCCAACATCCGGCGGCTCGTCCAGAGCGGGACGTGGGGCCCGCTGCGCAGCGTCGACCCGCCGATCACCGTGCCCGCCTGGAGCTGCATGACCAGCGGCCACGACCCGGGTGAGCTGGGCATCTACGGGTTCCGCAACCGCGCCGACCACAGCTACGACGCGCTGATGATCGCCGACGCGCGCGCGGTGCACGTCGACCGCGTCTGGGACCGGCTCGGACGCGAGGGCCGGCACGTCGTCGTCGTCGGCGTCCCGCAGACCTCCCCCCCGCCCGAGGTCAACGGCGACCTCGTGTCGTGCTTCTTGACCGGCGACACGCGGCGCGACCCGTTCACCCATCCCACCGGGCTGCGCACGGAGATCGAGCGCCTCGTGGGCACCTACCAGGTCGACGTGCGCAACTTCCGCAGCGAGGACCGCGACCGGATCCTCGCCGAGGTGTACGCGATGACCGAGCAGCGGTTCACGGTGTGCCGGCACCTGCTCGACACCCGGCCCTGGGACTTCTTCATGATGGTGGAGATCGGCGTGGACCGCCTCCACCACGCCTTCTGGCGCTTCACCGACCCCGCGCATCCGCGCTACGAGCCCGGCCACCGCTACGCGGACGTCATCCACAGCTACTACCGCTACCTCGACGACGAGATCGGCGAGCTGCTGGAGCGCTTCGACGACGAGACGACGGTGCTCGTGGTCTCCGACCACGGGGCGCGGCCGATGGAGGGCGCGATCTGCGTCAACGAGTGGCTCCTGCGGGAGGGCTACCTCGTGCTGCGCGAGCCCGTCGAGGGGCCGACGGCGTTCCGCGACGCCGTCGTGGACTGGGAGAAGACCACCGCCTGGGGCGAGGGCGGGTACTACTGCCGCCTGTGCCTCAACGTGGCCGGCCGCGAGCCCCAGGGGCTCGTCGACCCGGCCGACTACGAGCGCGTCCGCGACGAGATCGCCGCCAGGCTCGAGGCCCTGGGCGGCCCCGACGGGACCCCGATCGGCACCCGCGCGCTGCGCCCCGAGGACCTGTGGCGCGAGCAGCGCGGGATCCCGCCCGACCTCGTCGTGTACTTCGGCGACCTGGGCTGGCGCAGCGCGGGCAGCCTCGGCCACGGCCGCCACTGGACCTTCGACAACGACACGGGTCCCGACGACGCCAACCACGACCGCGACGGCATCTGCATCGTCTCCGGGCCCGGCGTGCCGGCCGAGCACCGCACCGACCTCACGATCTACGACATCGCGCCGACGATCCTGTCGCTGGCGGGAGCGCCGGGGGTCGAGGGGCTGCGCGGCCGCGCGATCGGCGGGACGGTCGGGCGGGTCTAG
- a CDS encoding MMPL family transporter — translation MSTTAPRAQTTTSAPAPADRPSGPIGRLGRYAATHTRMVFIAWAVVAVALGAFAPRVEKALSGAGWQANGSESVQVRDLVKREFAGLNSTGLMVVVHSPAQTAASPAFQRTIGQVAARLKGDGRVASVSLPVAGQTISADGHTAIVMAGARADANTMVRAADDLKAPVTALGTKDVQVALTGASGMWSDFNEANRSAMMRSEMFSWPVTMGILVLAFGSMVAAGLPLLLTILGLVASAGSLFLLTKVSPISIWAMNFALMFALALGIDYALFIVMRFRGALFGQHENRVDAVTETMDTAGKAVLFSGVTVLISLTAVMLVDSPAFRSMAVGIMLSVLFILAATLTLLPAVLGRLGTKVDNLSLPWVHHGEHRSARFAAWGEYLWRRPWALGLGTVAVLGALAIPVFSLSTGMPSIKVVPKTDTSRQGYLLVQQAFGIGAPGALQVTAPAADAARVRALLAADPSIAQVTPPRPGASGQVVLLQAVPKVDPSSKQLGTAIDRLRATLPAGTMVGGAPAENHDLETELSAKTPLVIGVVLGLGFLLLLVALQAPLIAAIGVLTNLLATGAAFGIAKLIFQEGHASSLLGFEPQGFLDAWGPVFFFAMIFAISMDYTVFLLSSAKEHWDRTGDAKDAMVGGLAHSGRVIFAAGAVMVAVFFTFALSGPLPPKEMGIILGVAVLLDALLVRLLLVPILLRLTGTKAWYLPRWLDRILPDVTFGH, via the coding sequence ATGAGCACCACCGCCCCCAGGGCCCAGACGACGACATCCGCCCCGGCGCCGGCCGACCGCCCGTCAGGCCCGATCGGCCGGCTGGGCCGCTACGCGGCCACCCACACGCGGATGGTCTTCATCGCCTGGGCCGTCGTGGCCGTGGCGCTCGGGGCCTTCGCGCCGCGGGTCGAGAAGGCCCTGTCGGGCGCGGGCTGGCAGGCCAACGGCTCGGAGTCGGTGCAGGTCCGCGATCTGGTCAAGCGGGAGTTCGCCGGGCTCAACAGCACGGGCCTGATGGTCGTGGTCCACAGCCCCGCCCAGACGGCGGCCTCGCCCGCCTTCCAGCGCACGATCGGCCAGGTCGCGGCCAGGCTCAAGGGCGACGGCCGCGTGGCGTCGGTGTCGCTGCCGGTCGCCGGGCAGACGATCAGCGCCGACGGCCACACCGCCATCGTCATGGCCGGCGCCAGGGCCGACGCCAACACCATGGTCCGCGCCGCCGACGACCTCAAGGCCCCCGTCACCGCCCTGGGCACCAAGGACGTCCAGGTCGCGCTGACCGGCGCCTCGGGCATGTGGTCGGACTTCAACGAGGCCAACCGCAGCGCGATGATGCGCTCGGAGATGTTCTCCTGGCCGGTGACGATGGGCATCCTCGTCCTGGCCTTCGGCTCGATGGTCGCCGCCGGCCTGCCGCTGCTGCTGACCATCCTCGGCCTCGTGGCCTCGGCCGGCTCGCTGTTCCTGCTGACCAAGGTCTCGCCCATCTCGATCTGGGCGATGAACTTCGCGCTGATGTTCGCGCTGGCGCTGGGCATCGACTACGCCCTGTTCATCGTCATGCGCTTCCGCGGCGCGCTCTTCGGCCAACACGAGAACCGCGTCGACGCCGTGACCGAGACCATGGACACCGCCGGCAAGGCCGTGCTGTTCAGCGGCGTCACCGTGCTGATCTCGCTGACCGCCGTCATGCTCGTCGACAGCCCCGCCTTCCGCTCGATGGCCGTCGGCATCATGCTCTCGGTCCTCTTCATCCTGGCCGCCACGTTGACCCTGCTGCCCGCCGTGCTGGGCAGGCTGGGCACCAAGGTCGACAACCTCTCCCTCCCATGGGTCCACCACGGCGAGCACCGCTCGGCGCGGTTCGCCGCGTGGGGCGAATACCTCTGGCGGCGCCCCTGGGCCCTGGGCCTGGGCACCGTCGCCGTGCTCGGCGCGCTGGCCATCCCGGTCTTCTCGCTGAGCACCGGCATGCCCTCCATCAAGGTGGTGCCCAAGACCGACACCAGCCGACAGGGCTACCTGCTCGTCCAGCAGGCGTTCGGCATCGGCGCCCCCGGCGCCCTGCAGGTCACCGCCCCGGCCGCCGACGCCGCTCGCGTCCGCGCGCTGCTGGCCGCCGACCCCTCCATCGCCCAGGTCACCCCGCCCCGGCCCGGCGCCTCCGGACAGGTCGTCCTCCTGCAGGCCGTCCCCAAGGTCGACCCCTCCTCCAAGCAGCTGGGCACGGCGATCGACCGCCTGCGCGCCACGCTGCCCGCCGGCACGATGGTCGGCGGCGCCCCCGCCGAGAACCACGACCTCGAGACCGAGCTGTCGGCCAAGACCCCGCTCGTCATCGGCGTCGTGCTCGGCCTCGGCTTCCTGCTGCTGCTGGTCGCCCTGCAGGCCCCGCTCATCGCCGCCATCGGCGTGCTGACCAACCTGCTGGCCACCGGCGCCGCCTTCGGCATCGCCAAGCTCATCTTCCAGGAGGGCCACGCCTCCAGCCTGCTGGGCTTCGAGCCCCAGGGCTTCCTCGACGCCTGGGGACCCGTGTTCTTCTTCGCGATGATCTTCGCGATCAGCATGGACTACACCGTGTTCCTGCTCTCCAGCGCCAAGGAGCACTGGGACCGCACCGGCGACGCCAAGGACGCCATGGTCGGCGGCCTGGCGCACTCCGGGCGCGTGATCTTCGCCGCCGGCGCCGTCATGGTCGCCGTCTTCTTCACCTTCGCCCTCTCCGGCCCGCTGCCGCCCAAGGAGATGGGCATCATCCTCGGCGTCGCCGTCCTGCTCGATGCGCTGCTGGTCCGGCTGCTGCTCGTGCCGATCCTCCTGCGCCTCACCGGCACCAAGGCCTGGTACCTGCCCCGCTGGCTGGACCGCATCCTGCCCGACGTCACGTTCGGCCACTGA
- a CDS encoding phosphatase PAP2 family protein has protein sequence MDYRIAHALDRFSTRHDGFEDVLRAYVMASEYLFIALVVVLVLAALVRREHLTRATGIVAGASAAVALLIGKVISTAADRPRPFVSHHSIVDFLAHAPDPGMPSDHATAAFAIGTAILLAHRRLGTLVLLAATVVALGRVFLGVHYLSDVAAGAALGAASAVAVTHLARRLPDIRLPLVTRA, from the coding sequence GTGGACTACCGCATCGCTCACGCCCTCGACCGCTTCTCGACGCGCCACGACGGCTTCGAGGACGTCCTGCGCGCCTACGTCATGGCGTCGGAGTACCTGTTCATCGCCCTCGTCGTCGTCCTCGTCCTGGCCGCCCTCGTGCGCCGCGAGCACCTCACACGCGCCACGGGGATCGTCGCCGGCGCCAGCGCGGCCGTGGCCCTGCTCATCGGCAAGGTCATCAGCACGGCCGCCGACCGCCCGCGCCCGTTCGTCAGCCACCACAGCATCGTCGACTTCCTCGCCCACGCGCCCGACCCGGGCATGCCGAGCGACCATGCCACGGCGGCGTTCGCCATCGGGACCGCGATCCTCCTGGCCCACCGCCGGCTCGGCACGCTCGTGCTGCTCGCCGCGACCGTGGTGGCGCTCGGCCGGGTCTTCCTCGGCGTGCACTACCTCAGCGACGTCGCCGCCGGGGCGGCGCTGGGCGCGGCGAGCGCGGTGGCCGTCACCCACCTCGCCCGCCGCCTGCCCGACATCCGGCTCCCGCTCGTCACGCGCGCCTGA
- a CDS encoding sulfotransferase: MIRGGCVMAASNSTRPVGVPARGPLFINGFHRSGTTVMACAVTDAVGGITTTVGVLARSIPSLDSFLKALDAGPADRGVDRLPVTPQTAEEYGFLLHHLTGKRALYGHPGGVPLLREHIASLAAEAPDATIVLKNPWEVGHEARLLADYPDAHIILLRRRLADIERSIDRALPRASTSAYLRALDGDSVRLEALLASRWRRPLWRWVLRMALRGRAFRLAASVRRLPPDRVALLSYDELRSDPAAGAAWAAHLIDPQALAQAFARHAFAEHDGAAPASLVQRALDRRWARAWAQVRAAQARAGILAGPAGPVSPASRAAT; this comes from the coding sequence ATGATCCGCGGCGGGTGCGTGATGGCCGCCTCGAACTCCACACGACCGGTCGGCGTCCCCGCACGGGGACCGCTGTTCATCAACGGGTTCCACCGCAGCGGAACCACGGTCATGGCCTGCGCCGTGACCGACGCGGTCGGCGGCATCACCACGACGGTCGGGGTGCTCGCGCGCTCCATCCCATCGCTGGACTCGTTCCTCAAGGCGCTGGACGCCGGCCCGGCCGATCGCGGCGTCGACCGCCTGCCCGTGACGCCGCAGACCGCCGAGGAGTACGGCTTCCTGCTGCACCACCTCACCGGCAAGCGGGCGCTGTACGGCCACCCGGGGGGCGTGCCGCTGCTGCGCGAGCACATCGCCAGCCTCGCCGCCGAGGCGCCCGACGCCACCATCGTGCTCAAGAACCCCTGGGAGGTCGGGCACGAGGCCCGGCTGCTGGCCGACTACCCCGACGCCCACATCATCCTGCTGCGCCGGCGGCTGGCCGACATCGAGCGCAGCATCGACCGGGCGCTGCCGCGCGCGAGCACGTCCGCCTACCTGCGGGCGCTCGACGGCGACAGCGTGCGGCTCGAGGCCCTGCTCGCCTCCCGGTGGCGGCGGCCGCTGTGGCGCTGGGTCCTGCGGATGGCGCTGCGCGGCCGGGCCTTCCGCCTGGCGGCCAGCGTGCGGCGCCTGCCGCCCGACCGCGTCGCGCTGCTCTCCTACGACGAGCTGCGGTCCGACCCGGCGGCAGGCGCTGCGTGGGCCGCTCACCTCATCGACCCGCAGGCGCTGGCGCAGGCCTTCGCCCGGCACGCGTTCGCCGAGCACGACGGGGCGGCCCCGGCCTCGCTCGTGCAGCGCGCCCTCGACCGGCGCTGGGCGCGCGCCTGGGCGCAGGTCCGCGCGGCGCAGGCGCGCGCCGGCATCCTGGCCGGGCCCGCCGGCCCGGTCAGCCCAGCTTCCCGCGCAGCCACGTGA
- a CDS encoding NAD-dependent succinate-semialdehyde dehydrogenase, with the protein MSDYAVVDPATGETIRRYPTIGDADLEAAIGRAHAAHEPWGRGTSVAERAALIRRVGELHTERRQALAEIICREMGKPVEQALGEVDFSAAIYEYYADNAESLLADEPIELLEGEGSAFIRRTSLGVLLGIMPWNYPYYQVARFAGPNLVIGNTILLKHAPQCPESAAAIEQIYHDAGVPVDAYINIYATNDQIATVIADPRVQGVSLTGSGRAGAAVAEIAGRNLKKVVLELGGSDPFIVLATDDLDAVVEAAVGGRLENGGQACNAAKRFIVVDDLYEPFLEKFTAALTKIEPGDPKSAGTVLGPLSSSGATDRLEDQVKRATAQGATLVAGGSREGNFFGTTVLTGITPDNDAYKEEFFGPVASVYRVASEDEAVKLANDTEYGLGSYVFTNDPDQALRVADRIEAGMVFVNAVGAEGVELPFGGVKGSGFGRELGRFGADEFVNKKLIRVAG; encoded by the coding sequence ATGAGTGACTACGCAGTGGTCGACCCGGCGACGGGTGAGACGATCAGGCGCTACCCGACGATCGGCGACGCCGACCTCGAGGCCGCGATCGGGCGCGCCCACGCGGCGCACGAGCCCTGGGGGCGGGGCACCTCCGTCGCCGAGCGCGCGGCGCTGATCCGCCGCGTCGGAGAGCTGCACACCGAGCGCCGCCAGGCGCTGGCCGAGATCATCTGCCGCGAGATGGGCAAGCCGGTCGAGCAGGCCCTCGGCGAGGTGGACTTCAGCGCTGCGATCTACGAGTACTACGCCGACAACGCCGAGTCGCTGCTGGCCGACGAGCCGATCGAGCTGCTCGAGGGCGAGGGCTCGGCGTTCATCCGGCGCACCTCGCTGGGCGTCCTGCTCGGGATCATGCCGTGGAACTACCCCTACTACCAGGTGGCGCGCTTCGCCGGCCCCAACCTGGTCATCGGCAACACGATCCTGCTCAAGCACGCGCCGCAGTGCCCGGAGTCGGCGGCGGCGATCGAGCAGATCTACCACGACGCCGGCGTGCCGGTCGACGCCTACATCAACATCTACGCCACCAACGACCAGATCGCCACGGTCATCGCCGACCCGCGCGTGCAGGGGGTGTCGCTGACGGGCTCGGGCCGCGCCGGCGCGGCCGTGGCCGAGATCGCCGGCCGCAACCTCAAGAAGGTCGTGCTCGAGCTCGGCGGGTCCGATCCGTTCATCGTGCTGGCCACCGACGACCTCGATGCGGTCGTCGAGGCCGCGGTCGGCGGGCGGCTGGAGAACGGCGGCCAGGCGTGCAACGCCGCCAAGCGCTTCATCGTCGTCGACGACCTCTACGAGCCGTTCCTGGAGAAGTTCACCGCCGCGCTGACCAAGATCGAGCCGGGCGACCCCAAGTCGGCCGGCACCGTCCTGGGCCCGCTGTCGTCGTCGGGTGCGACCGACCGCCTGGAGGACCAGGTCAAGCGCGCGACCGCCCAGGGCGCGACGCTCGTCGCCGGCGGCAGCCGGGAGGGCAACTTCTTCGGGACGACCGTCCTGACCGGCATCACGCCGGACAACGACGCCTACAAGGAGGAGTTCTTCGGCCCGGTCGCCTCCGTCTACCGCGTCGCCTCCGAGGACGAGGCCGTCAAGCTGGCCAACGACACCGAATACGGCCTGGGGTCCTACGTGTTCACGAACGACCCCGACCAGGCGCTGCGCGTCGCCGACCGCATCGAGGCGGGCATGGTGTTCGTCAACGCCGTCGGGGCCGAGGGCGTCGAGCTGCCGTTCGGCGGCGTCAAGGGCTCGGGCTTCGGCCGCGAGCTCGGGCGCTTCGGCGCCGACGAGTTCGTCAACAAGAAGCTGATCCGCGTCGCCGGCTGA
- a CDS encoding DUF4396 domain-containing protein has product MHAHGSELTRTAVAATLHCLTGCAIGEVLGLVLATAFGWGNGLSIAASVLLAFVFGYALTMVPLLRAGLGPRRALPLALASDTFSIATMELLDSLTVLAIPGAMAAGLGDPLFWGSLAGALFIAFWAAVPVNRWLIARGRGHAVVHRLHH; this is encoded by the coding sequence ATGCACGCCCATGGCTCGGAGCTCACCCGCACGGCGGTCGCCGCGACCCTGCACTGCCTGACGGGCTGCGCGATCGGCGAGGTCCTGGGGCTCGTGCTGGCCACGGCCTTCGGCTGGGGCAACGGCCTGTCGATCGCCGCCTCGGTGCTGCTGGCCTTCGTGTTCGGCTACGCGCTGACGATGGTGCCGCTGCTGCGGGCCGGGCTCGGCCCGCGCCGCGCGCTGCCGCTGGCGCTCGCATCCGACACGTTCTCCATCGCCACGATGGAGCTGCTGGACTCCCTGACCGTGCTGGCCATCCCGGGGGCGATGGCCGCCGGGCTCGGCGACCCGCTGTTCTGGGGGTCGCTGGCCGGTGCGTTGTTCATCGCCTTCTGGGCGGCGGTGCCCGTCAACCGGTGGCTCATCGCCCGCGGCCGCGGCCACGCCGTCGTGCACCGGCTCCACCACTGA
- a CDS encoding OsmC family protein gives MSMTAIARRTGGGLRHEIDVNGRHVLVTDEPLSLGGTDEGPAPHELLAATLASCISTMIALYANRNGWSLDDLSVEVDYDTQSQPRRFDIRVNLPAGLTEAQHTRLRRVADTCPVRRALEAGFAFDEQFVVPTPELRVA, from the coding sequence ATGAGCATGACCGCCATCGCCCGCCGCACCGGCGGCGGGCTCAGGCACGAGATCGACGTCAACGGCCGCCATGTCCTCGTCACCGACGAGCCACTGTCGCTCGGCGGCACCGACGAGGGTCCGGCACCGCACGAGCTGCTCGCGGCCACGCTGGCCTCGTGCATCTCGACGATGATCGCCCTGTACGCCAACCGGAACGGGTGGTCGCTGGACGACCTCAGCGTCGAGGTCGACTACGACACCCAGTCCCAGCCTCGGCGGTTCGACATCCGCGTCAACCTGCCGGCCGGCCTGACGGAGGCCCAGCACACGCGCCTGCGGCGCGTGGCCGACACCTGCCCCGTGCGTCGCGCGCTCGAGGCCGGATTCGCGTTCGACGAGCAGTTCGTCGTCCCGACGCCAGAGCTGCGGGTCGCCTAG
- a CDS encoding helix-turn-helix transcriptional regulator, which yields MAVIEEDDLLRYGLVGCLNEDQRLEVMVATPETLERHEADIAIVSSSVAREHLFACPIIIYGDIAHAATTAGHNDIAGALHRSSLTIAQLHATVHAAAAGLRVNSHANGHAPPVDSREIRLLELIADGCSTREIAEQMSYSERTIKKLITGLEDRLDARSRPQIVAQAIRRGLI from the coding sequence GTGGCAGTGATCGAGGAGGACGACCTCCTCCGCTACGGGTTGGTCGGGTGCCTCAACGAGGACCAGCGCCTCGAGGTCATGGTGGCCACGCCCGAGACGCTGGAGCGCCATGAGGCCGACATCGCCATCGTCTCCAGCAGCGTCGCGCGCGAGCACCTCTTCGCGTGCCCGATCATCATCTACGGCGACATCGCGCACGCCGCGACGACCGCCGGGCACAACGACATCGCCGGCGCCCTGCACCGGAGCTCGCTGACCATCGCCCAGCTCCACGCGACCGTCCACGCCGCCGCGGCCGGGCTGCGCGTCAACAGCCACGCCAACGGCCACGCGCCGCCGGTCGACTCCCGCGAGATCCGGCTGCTCGAGCTCATCGCCGACGGGTGCTCGACGCGCGAGATCGCCGAGCAGATGAGCTACTCCGAGCGGACGATCAAGAAGCTCATCACGGGCCTCGAGGACCGGCTCGACGCCCGCAGCCGTCCCCAGATCGTCGCCCAGGCCATCCGGCGCGGGCTGATCTGA